In Capsicum annuum cultivar UCD-10X-F1 chromosome 7, UCD10Xv1.1, whole genome shotgun sequence, one genomic interval encodes:
- the LOC107878858 gene encoding ubiquitin-conjugating enzyme E2 28 — MASKRIQKELKDLQKDPPASCSAGPVGEDMFHWQATIMGPSDSPFFGGVFLASIHFPPDYPFKPPKVSFKTKVFHPNINSNGSICLDILKEQWSPALTVSKVLLSICSLLTDPNPDDPLVPEIAHMYKTDRVKYESTARSWTQKYAMG; from the exons ATGGCTTCAAAGAGGATTCAGAAGGAACTTAAGGACTTGCAGAAAGACCCCCCTGCTTCTTGCAGTGCAG GTCCTGTTGGTGAGGATATGTTCCATTGGCAAGCTACCATAATGGGTCCATCTGACAGCCCGTTTTTTGGGGGTGTTTTCCTTGCGTCTATCCATTTTCCCCCTGATTATCCATTCAAGCCCCCAAAG GTctcattcaaaaccaaagtctTCCACCCGAACATCAACAGTAATGGTAGTATTTGTCTTGATATCCTAAAGGAACAATGGAGCCCTGCCCTTACCGTATCCAAG GTGCTGCTTTCCATTTGCTCTTTGCTTACCGATCCAAATCCAGACGATCCTTTAGTCCCAGAGATCGCGCACATGTACAAGACGGATAGAGTGAAGTACGAGAGTACCGCCAGATCATGGACTCAGAAATATGCCATGGGTTGA
- the LOC107878855 gene encoding THO complex subunit 3, translated as MGETIGFKNLHSREFQGHKKKVHSVAWNCSGTKLASGSVDQTARICQIEPHGHGKVKDVELKGHTDSVDQLCWDPKHAELIATASGDKTVRLWDARNGKCSQQVELSGENINITYKPDGTHIAVGNRDDELTILDVRKFKPIHKRKFNYEVNEIAWNLGGDMFFLTTGNGTVEVLAYPSLQAVNTLNAHTAGCYCIAIDPLGRYFAVGSADSLVSLWSIKDMLCIRTFTKLEWPVRTISFNHTGEYIASASEDLFIDIANVQTGRSVHQIPCRAPMNSVEWNPKHNLLAYAGDDKNKYSADEGVFRIFGFESA; from the exons atGGGTGAAACAATAGGCTTCAAAAATCTGCACAGCAGAGAATTCCAGGGACACAAGAAGAAG GTGCATTCAGTGGCATGGAACTGCAGTGGGACGAAGCTTGCTTCAGGTTCAGTAGATCAAACAGCTCGTATTTGTCAAATTGAACCTCATGGTCAT GGTAAGGTGAAAGATGTTGAATTAAAGGGTCACACTGACAGTGTGGACCAGTTATGCTGGGATCCCAAACATGCAGAATTGATAGCTACAGCATCTGGTGACAAGACAGTTCGATTATGGGATGCTCGTA ATGGGAAATGCTCACAGCAAGTTGAGCTCAGTGGGGaaaatatcaatatcacatacaagCCTGATGGGACACATATAGCTGTTGGGAACAGG GATGATGAGCTAACAATATTGGATGTTCGCAAGTTTAAGCCTATTCATAAGCGTAAATTTAATTATGAG GTAAATGAGATTGCATGGAACTTGGGTGGCGATATGTTCTTTCTTACAACTGGAAATG GAACCGTGGAAGTCTTAGCTTATCCGTCTCTACAAGCCGTTAACACGCTTAATGCTCACACTGCTGGTTGTTACTGCATTGCTATTGATCCACTAGGGAG ATATTTCGCTGTTGGAAGTGCTGATTCATTGGTGAGCCTCTGGAGCATTAAGGATATGCTATGTATTCGAACATTTACAAAACTCGA GTGGCCAGTTCGGACAATAAGTTTCAATCACACAGGAGAATACATTGCCTCTGCTAGTGAAGATCTATTTATTGATATC GCTAATGTCCAAACTGGACGATCAGTTCACCAGATTCCATGTCGTGCTCCAATGAACAGCGTGGAATGGAATCCAAAACACAACTTGCTTGCCTATGCTGGGGATGATAAGAACAAGTACTCAGCTGATGAAG GTGTGTTCCGCATATTTGGCTTCGAGAGTGCATAA
- the LOC107878856 gene encoding uncharacterized protein LOC107878856, which yields MAESKDCHVIVEIPVDEEHRQKLSSAITTITAIQNHPLMEISKSPGHLLLLKLWQREEDLSGRRIAARETRMDTIRREIFQICCFFFIFHALFFTILFTSVSEDHNDGNVVCRKWWIPSVLSVCTSFCVVFLVQVKLYRFWKVSRQLQRERGDGRAVTRCISELRMKGASFDLSKEPLIGKKMKSSSVEIKWKPLTWLSQYVVTICLVCFTGLVFPASRLILCA from the coding sequence CATGTCATCGTCGAGATCCCTGTCGACGAAGAGCACCGACAGAAACTTTCTTCAGCTATCACTACTATAACTGCAATTCAAAACCACCCATTAATGGAAATCTCAAAAAGTCCAGGTCATCTCTTGCTTCTCAAGCTTTGGCAAAGAGAAGAGGATCTCTCCGGCCGAAGGATTGCGGCCAGAGAGACGCGAATGGACACCATTCGTAGAGAGATATTTCAGATTTGctgtttcttctttatctttcacGCACTGTTCTTTACGATTCTGTTTACATCTGTTTCGGAGGATCATAACGATGGCAATGTTGTGTGTAGGAAATGGTGGATTCCTTCGGTTTTGTCTGTTTGTACTtcgttttgtgttgtgtttttggtGCAGGTGAAACTTTACAGGTTCTGGAAGGTGTCGAGGCAGTTGCAGAGGGAGAGGGGGGATGGTAGAGCAGTGACAAGGTGTATATCGGAGTTGAGGATGAAAGGGGCGAGTTTTGATCTGTCGAAAGAGCCGTTGATTGGGAAGAAGATGAAGAGCTCCAGTGTGGAGATCAAATGGAAGCCATTGACATGGTTATCTCAGTATGTTGTAACTATTTGTCTTGTTTGTTTTACAGGTTTGGTCTTCCCTGCTTCCAGGCTCATCCTCTGTGCTTGA
- the LOC107878860 gene encoding phosphatidylinositol/phosphatidylcholine transfer protein SFH13 yields MSEWLDAYDDVRERRSDFEVSEDERRRSRIGAFKKKALNASNKFTHSLKKRGKRKVDYRFPSVSIEDVRDAKEENAVCELRQRLLERNLLPPRHDDYHTLLRFLKARDLNVEKTIPMWEDMLKWRKEFGADTILQDFFFEELEEVLQFYPQGYHGVDREGRPVYIERLGQANPNKLMRITTIDRYLKYHVQEFERALHEKFPACSIAAKRRIFSTTTILDVQGLGMKNFTRTAASLLSAIAKIDNNYYPETLHRMFIVNAGPGFKKMLWPTAQKFLDAKTIAKIQVLDPKSLGKLLEVIDPSQLPDFLGGSCTCSVEGGCLKSNKGPWSDPEVMKLVYNVEATTVKEISRKIGDQRKIESYIQIRPLKGRSTDTSTSDSVSDADDSCSPIRGSSSYLRLAPVDEEARSSDSTAYCSCDDESSPGDRGVANEHGSLHQKVQSPVSNQMNLSTNTLHNSEGTWAIHWCERIQEKILSSCFSCLERKLIPFVLKLFAFIRSLPFEYWRKQTNVIPTNALEERQGSSSSVNDEALQRVSEVHPCMQRLHQLENLLEEINKKPAEIPAEKDRMLHQSLSRIKSVEVDLEKTKRALHATVLKQLEIAELLENLKESRYHRRRWC; encoded by the exons ATGTCAG AATGGTTGGATGCTTATGACGACGTAAGAGAAAGAAGATCAGACTTTGAGGTTTCAGAGGACGAAAGACGACGTTCAAGAATTGGTGCTTTCAAGAAAAAGGCATTAAATGCTTCAAACAAGTTCACTCATTCTctgaagaaaagaggaaaaaggaaAGTGGATTACAGGTTCCCTTCAGTTTCGATAGAGGATGTACGTGATGCAAAAGAGGAAAATGCTGTCTGTGAATTACGTCAAAGGCTCCTTGAGAGGAATTTGTTGCCACCCAGACATGATGACTACCATACATTGTTAag ATTCTTAAAGGCAAGAGATCTCAACGTTGAGAAAACTATTCCAATGTGGGAAGATATGCTTAAGTGGAGGAAAGAGTTTGGGGCAGACACAATATTGCAG GATTTTTTCTTTGAAGAGTTGGAAGAAGTATTGCAGTTTTACCCACAAGGATATCATGGAGTTGATAGGGAGGGAAGACCTGTTTATATCGAAAGGCTTGGACAAGCTAATCCTAACAAACTAATGCGGATAACCACAATTGATCGCTACTTGAAATATCACGTTCAAGAATTTGAAAGGGCACTACATGAGAAGTTCCCTGCATGTTCTATTGCCGCAAAGAGAAGGATCTTCTCAACAACTACAATTTTGGACGTGCAAGGCTTA GGGATGAAAAATTTCACGAGGACAGCTGCTAGTCTTTTGTCGGCCATTGCAAAAATTGATAATAACTATTATCCTGAG ACACTGCATCGGATGTTCATTGTCAATGCTGGCCCTGGCTTCAAAAAGATGCTCTGGCCAACAGCTCAGAAGTTTCTGGATGCAAAGACTATAGCCAAGATTCAG GTGCTCGATCCCAAATCTTTGGGTAAACTACTTGAAGTTATTGACCCGAG TCAATTGCCCGACTTCTTAGGTGGCTCTTGTACCTGTTCTGTCGAGGGTGGCTGCCTAAAGTCTAACAAGGGTCCATGGAGTGATCCTGAAGTAATGAAG CTTGTGTATAACGTAGAAGCAACAACTGTGAAGGAAATCTCCAGAAAAATCGGTGACCAAAGGAAAATTGAATCCTATATCCAGATACGCCCTTTAAAG GGAAGGAGTACCGACACATCCACAAGTGATTCAGTATCAGATGCTGATGACTCGTGTTCACCAATTAGAGGAAGTAGTAGCTATTTGAGGCTGGCCCCAGTTGATGAAGAA GCTAGGTCATCAGATTCAACAGCTTATTGTAGCTGTGATGATGAATCCAGCCCAGGTGATCGAGGTGTTGCTAATGAGCATGGATCGCTGCATCAGAAAGTACAGTCTCCTGTGAGCAATCAAATGAATTTGTCGACTAATACATTGCATAATTCTGAAG GTACCTGGGCAATTCATTGGTGTGAAAGAATCCAGGAGAAGATTCTAAGCAGCTGTTTCAGTTGTTTGGAAAGGAAACTGATACCCTTCGTACTCAAACTCTTTGCATTTATTCGTAGTCTGCCCTTTGAATACTGGAGGAAACAGACAAATGTTATCCCGACTAATGCATTGGAAGAGCGGCAAGGGAGCAGTTCATCTGTTAATGATGAAGCACTTCAAAGAGTAAGTGAGGTCCACCCGTGCATGCAGCGTCTTCATCAATTGGAAAATTTATtggaagaaataaacaaaaagcCAGCTGAGATCCCAGCAGAGAAGGACCGAATGCTTCATCAGTCACTTAGCAGGATCAAGTCCGTTGAGGTTGAcctagaaaaaacaaaaaga GCATTGCATGCGACGGTATTGAAGCAACTTGAAATTGCAGAGTTATTGGAAAACCTAAAGGAGTCGAGATATCAT AGGCGGAGGTGGTGTTGA
- the LOC107878863 gene encoding GPI-anchored protein LLG1 encodes MEWRHCFSCIFLLFFCSIFAGLSVSASASLSDGIFINQDSVGRSLLQAKKPCPTSFEFQNYTIITSQCRGPQYPAKQCCAALAQFACPFSDYVNDLTTDCASTMFSYINLHGKYPPGLFASECQGDKKGIPCPDVAPSESANANNSQMSCRLSPILMIVTSVTGLLLLLL; translated from the exons ATGGAGTGGAGGCattgtttttcttgtatttttctaCTGTTTTTTTGCTCCATTTTTGCTGGTTTGTCGGTTTCAGCTTCAGCTTCTTTATCag ATGggatttttattaatcaagattCTGTTGGGAGGAGTCTACTTCAGGCCAAGAAAC CTTGTCCTACTAGCTTCGAGTTTCAGAACTACACTATTATCACTAGCCAATGTAGAGGACCGCAATACCCAGCCAAACAATGTTGTGCAGCCCTTGCGCAGTTTGCCTGTCCCTTTTCAGACTATGTGAATGATTTGACAACTGATTGCGCCTCTACCATGTTCAGCTACATTAATCTTCATGGGAAGTACCCACCCGGTCTTTTCGCGAGCGAGTGCCAAGGTGACAAAAAGGGGATACCATGTCCTGACGTAGCACCATCAGAATCTGCCAATGCTAATAATAGTCAGATGAGCTGTAGACTATCACCGATCCTGATGATTGTAACTTCTGTTACAGGCTTGTTATTGTTGCTTCTCTGA
- the LOC107878857 gene encoding KH domain-containing protein At5g56140 yields the protein MSSGRYMAYSPSPSAPQSPHIAAGLRSASSAIAEQEKYLSELLAERQKLSPFLAVLPHCYRLLNQELLRVTTLLGNASVLDQNGLEHASPLASGGMFSNGGANVDRWASPFQSEISGLMHSPSTQNWLNTQSNSSGLIVKRTLRIDIPVDQYPSYNFVGRLLGPRGNSLKRVEATTECRVLIRGRGSIKDPVKEEMMRGKPGYEHLNELLHVIVEAELPVEIIDTRLLQAREILEDLLKPMDESQDFYKKQQLRELAMLNGTLREEGSQMSGSVSPFHNSLGMKRAKTRV from the exons ATGTCGTCGGGAAGATACATGGCTTATTCACCATCTCCATCTGCTCCTCAATCTCCTCATATCGCCGCCGGTCTTCGCTCTGCTTCTTCCGCTATCGCCGAGCAAGAGAA GTATCTCTCAGAGTTACTTGCAGAACGCCAAAAACTCAGCCCATTTCTGGCCGTCCTTCCTCATTGCTATCGATTGCTGAATCAGG AACTTTTGCGTGTAACTACACTGTTGGGgaatgcatcagttttagatcaAAATGGGCTTGAACATGCTAGCCCCCTGGCTTCAGGAGGAATGTTTTCAAATGGAGGAGCTAATGTGGACAGATGGGCATCACCATTTCAATCAGAA ATATCAGGTTTAATGCACTCACCGTCGACTCAAAACTGGCTTAATACTCAAAGTAACTCATCAGGTCTTATAGTGAAGCGAACACTCAGAATTGATATACCGGTGGATCAATATCCTAGT TACAATTTTGTGGGCCGCCTCCTGGGCCCTAGAGGGAACTCTCTAAAGCGAGTGGAAGCTACTACTGAATGCCGGGTTCTGATAAGAGGACGCGGAAGCATCAAAGATCCAGTAAAG GAAGAAATGATGAGAGGCAAACCGGGGTATGAGCACCTGAATGAGCTTCTTCATGTTATTGTGGAAGCTGAACTGCCAGTGGAGATCATTGATACTCGGCTATTGCAAGCACGTGAGATATTGGAAGATCTTCTCAAGCCTATG GATGAGTCTCAGGATTTCTACAAAAAACAGCAGCTACGTGAACTTGCAATGCTGAATGGTACACTTCGTGAAGAAGGTTCTCAAATGTCTGGTTCTGTTTCCCCCTTCCACAACAGTCTTGGGATGAAGAGGGCCAAAACCAGAGTGTGA